Proteins from a single region of Rhinolophus sinicus isolate RSC01 linkage group LG13, ASM3656204v1, whole genome shotgun sequence:
- the OGFR gene encoding opioid growth factor receptor isoform X3: MTESRNWRAMQDTRRYRHHYPDLVEQDSNGDMPNLSFYRNKIRFLPNGCYIEDMLQNWREDYDLLEDNHSYIQWLFPLREPGVNWQAKPLTKREVEAFKSCKEVGERFVQAYELMLGFYGIQLEDRDTGKVCRAPNYEKRFQNLNRHSHNNLRITRILKSLGELGLEHYQAPLVRFFLEETLVHEELPSVRQSVLDYFVFTVRCRRQRRALLRYAWEHFRPRCKFVWGPHDKLRRLRLQSPPRPPLPAGPKLAEGQDSPEDPLEAEAGAQGRTCGLGREGGGDTVAEGPQPSSAETQEVGTLERDPGEVAAGIQGEESPEPSSPKESKKRKLEVNLREQAPAEPGPQSPSEVEKIALNLEGCALSQGSLSAETQEMGSQEHGETEESCPPAPGAKVANDEVRKRRKVDPCSGEGAVVADGGGNQTVDPTCPPAPSGCSEDGAGENGVEEEAGGQGGPEQGAPRSPAPAGPEERAESVEAEPPARPQTP, translated from the exons ATGACAGAGTCCCGAAACTGGCGAGCCATGCAGGACACACGCAGGTACCGGCACCACTACCCG GATTTGGTGGAACAAGATAGCAACGGTGACATGCCAAACCTGAGTTTCTACAGAAACAAGATCCGGTTCCTGCCTAACG GCTGTTACATTGAGGACATGCTTCAGAACTGGAGGGAAGACTACGACCTCCTGGAGGACAATCATTCCTACATCCAGTG GCTGTTTCCCCTCCGGGAGCCAGGAGTGAACTGGCAGGCCAAGCCCCTCACAAAGCGGGAGGTCGAG GCATTTAAAAGCTGCAAGGAGGTTGGGGAGCGGTTTGTTCAGGCCTACGAGCTTATGCTGGGCTTCTACGGGATCCAGCTTGAGGACCGAGACACCGGCAAGGTGTGCCGAGCACCGAACTATGAGAAGCGCTTCCAGAACCTCAACCG TCACAGCCACAACAACCTGCGCATTACTCGCATCCTCAAGTCTCTGGGCGAGCTGGGCCTGGAGCACTACCAGGCGCCGCTGGTCCGCTTCTTCCTGGAGGAGACGCTGGTGCACGAGGAGCTGCCGAGCGTGCGGCAGAGCGTCCTGGACTACTTCGTGTTCACCGTGCGCTGCCGGCGCCAGCGCCGCGCGCTGCTGCGCTACGCCTGGGAGCACTTCCGGCCCCGCTGCAAGTTCGTCTGGGGGCCCCACGACAAGCTGCGGAGGCTCCGGCTGCAGTCTCCGCCCCGCCCGCCCCTGCCAGCGGGCCCCAAGCTGGCCGAGGGCCAGGACAGCCCTGAGGACCCCCTCGAGGCCGAGGCCGGTGCCCAGGGACGGACCTGCggactggggagggaggggggcggggACACTGTGGCTGAGGGTCCCCAGCCGTCTAGCGCGGAGACCCAGGAGGTGGGAACCCTGGAGAGGGACCCGGGAGAGGTGGCCGCTGGGATCCAGGGGGAGGAGAGCCCAGAGCCTTCCAGTCCCAAGGAGAGCAAGAAGAGGAAGCTGGAGGTGAACCTGCGGGAGCAGGCTCCCGCGGAGCCTGGTCCCCAGAGTCCCTCGGAGGTGGAGAAGATTGCCCTGAACCTGGAGGGCTGTGCTCTCAGTCAGGGGAGCCTCAGTGCGGAGACCCAGGAAATGGGCAGCCAGgaacatggggaaactgaggagtCCTGTCCCCCGGCCCCAGGGGCCAAGGTGGCCAACGACGAGGTGAGGAAGCGAAGGAAGGTGGACCCCTGTTCGGGAGAGGGCGCAGTTGTGGCAGATGGTGGTGGTAACCAGACAGTAGACCCCacctgcccccctgccccctcAGGGTGCTCTGAGGACGGAGCAGGCGAGAATGGGGtcgaggaggaggcaggaggccaaGGGGGGCCGGAGCAGGGGGCCCCCAGGAGTCCAGCCCCTGCTGGACCCGAGGAGAGGGCGGAGTCTGTGGAGGCGGAGCCACCTGCCAGACCCCAAACGCCTTAG
- the OGFR gene encoding opioid growth factor receptor isoform X1 yields the protein MDDRHCDSTWEEDEEEDDEGPSARGDENSEADAPGDADAEDEEEARPSALQSRMTESRNWRAMQDTRRYRHHYPDLVEQDSNGDMPNLSFYRNKIRFLPNGCYIEDMLQNWREDYDLLEDNHSYIQWLFPLREPGVNWQAKPLTKREVEAFKSCKEVGERFVQAYELMLGFYGIQLEDRDTGKVCRAPNYEKRFQNLNRHSHNNLRITRILKSLGELGLEHYQAPLVRFFLEETLVHEELPSVRQSVLDYFVFTVRCRRQRRALLRYAWEHFRPRCKFVWGPHDKLRRLRLQSPPRPPLPAGPKLAEGQDSPEDPLEAEAGAQGRTCGLGREGGGDTVAEGPQPSSAETQEVGTLERDPGEVAAGIQGEESPEPSSPKESKKRKLEVNLREQAPAEPGPQSPSEVEKIALNLEGCALSQGSLSAETQEMGSQEHGETEESCPPAPGAKVANDEVRKRRKVDPCSGEGAVVADGGGNQTVDPTCPPAPSGCSEDGAGENGVEEEAGGQGGPEQGAPRSPAPAGPEERAESVEAEPPARPQTP from the exons TCTAGGATGACAGAGTCCCGAAACTGGCGAGCCATGCAGGACACACGCAGGTACCGGCACCACTACCCG GATTTGGTGGAACAAGATAGCAACGGTGACATGCCAAACCTGAGTTTCTACAGAAACAAGATCCGGTTCCTGCCTAACG GCTGTTACATTGAGGACATGCTTCAGAACTGGAGGGAAGACTACGACCTCCTGGAGGACAATCATTCCTACATCCAGTG GCTGTTTCCCCTCCGGGAGCCAGGAGTGAACTGGCAGGCCAAGCCCCTCACAAAGCGGGAGGTCGAG GCATTTAAAAGCTGCAAGGAGGTTGGGGAGCGGTTTGTTCAGGCCTACGAGCTTATGCTGGGCTTCTACGGGATCCAGCTTGAGGACCGAGACACCGGCAAGGTGTGCCGAGCACCGAACTATGAGAAGCGCTTCCAGAACCTCAACCG TCACAGCCACAACAACCTGCGCATTACTCGCATCCTCAAGTCTCTGGGCGAGCTGGGCCTGGAGCACTACCAGGCGCCGCTGGTCCGCTTCTTCCTGGAGGAGACGCTGGTGCACGAGGAGCTGCCGAGCGTGCGGCAGAGCGTCCTGGACTACTTCGTGTTCACCGTGCGCTGCCGGCGCCAGCGCCGCGCGCTGCTGCGCTACGCCTGGGAGCACTTCCGGCCCCGCTGCAAGTTCGTCTGGGGGCCCCACGACAAGCTGCGGAGGCTCCGGCTGCAGTCTCCGCCCCGCCCGCCCCTGCCAGCGGGCCCCAAGCTGGCCGAGGGCCAGGACAGCCCTGAGGACCCCCTCGAGGCCGAGGCCGGTGCCCAGGGACGGACCTGCggactggggagggaggggggcggggACACTGTGGCTGAGGGTCCCCAGCCGTCTAGCGCGGAGACCCAGGAGGTGGGAACCCTGGAGAGGGACCCGGGAGAGGTGGCCGCTGGGATCCAGGGGGAGGAGAGCCCAGAGCCTTCCAGTCCCAAGGAGAGCAAGAAGAGGAAGCTGGAGGTGAACCTGCGGGAGCAGGCTCCCGCGGAGCCTGGTCCCCAGAGTCCCTCGGAGGTGGAGAAGATTGCCCTGAACCTGGAGGGCTGTGCTCTCAGTCAGGGGAGCCTCAGTGCGGAGACCCAGGAAATGGGCAGCCAGgaacatggggaaactgaggagtCCTGTCCCCCGGCCCCAGGGGCCAAGGTGGCCAACGACGAGGTGAGGAAGCGAAGGAAGGTGGACCCCTGTTCGGGAGAGGGCGCAGTTGTGGCAGATGGTGGTGGTAACCAGACAGTAGACCCCacctgcccccctgccccctcAGGGTGCTCTGAGGACGGAGCAGGCGAGAATGGGGtcgaggaggaggcaggaggccaaGGGGGGCCGGAGCAGGGGGCCCCCAGGAGTCCAGCCCCTGCTGGACCCGAGGAGAGGGCGGAGTCTGTGGAGGCGGAGCCACCTGCCAGACCCCAAACGCCTTAG
- the OGFR gene encoding opioid growth factor receptor isoform X2, giving the protein MKIARPTPRGTRTRRTRRRRGPARCRMTESRNWRAMQDTRRYRHHYPDLVEQDSNGDMPNLSFYRNKIRFLPNGCYIEDMLQNWREDYDLLEDNHSYIQWLFPLREPGVNWQAKPLTKREVEAFKSCKEVGERFVQAYELMLGFYGIQLEDRDTGKVCRAPNYEKRFQNLNRHSHNNLRITRILKSLGELGLEHYQAPLVRFFLEETLVHEELPSVRQSVLDYFVFTVRCRRQRRALLRYAWEHFRPRCKFVWGPHDKLRRLRLQSPPRPPLPAGPKLAEGQDSPEDPLEAEAGAQGRTCGLGREGGGDTVAEGPQPSSAETQEVGTLERDPGEVAAGIQGEESPEPSSPKESKKRKLEVNLREQAPAEPGPQSPSEVEKIALNLEGCALSQGSLSAETQEMGSQEHGETEESCPPAPGAKVANDEVRKRRKVDPCSGEGAVVADGGGNQTVDPTCPPAPSGCSEDGAGENGVEEEAGGQGGPEQGAPRSPAPAGPEERAESVEAEPPARPQTP; this is encoded by the exons GATGACAGAGTCCCGAAACTGGCGAGCCATGCAGGACACACGCAGGTACCGGCACCACTACCCG GATTTGGTGGAACAAGATAGCAACGGTGACATGCCAAACCTGAGTTTCTACAGAAACAAGATCCGGTTCCTGCCTAACG GCTGTTACATTGAGGACATGCTTCAGAACTGGAGGGAAGACTACGACCTCCTGGAGGACAATCATTCCTACATCCAGTG GCTGTTTCCCCTCCGGGAGCCAGGAGTGAACTGGCAGGCCAAGCCCCTCACAAAGCGGGAGGTCGAG GCATTTAAAAGCTGCAAGGAGGTTGGGGAGCGGTTTGTTCAGGCCTACGAGCTTATGCTGGGCTTCTACGGGATCCAGCTTGAGGACCGAGACACCGGCAAGGTGTGCCGAGCACCGAACTATGAGAAGCGCTTCCAGAACCTCAACCG TCACAGCCACAACAACCTGCGCATTACTCGCATCCTCAAGTCTCTGGGCGAGCTGGGCCTGGAGCACTACCAGGCGCCGCTGGTCCGCTTCTTCCTGGAGGAGACGCTGGTGCACGAGGAGCTGCCGAGCGTGCGGCAGAGCGTCCTGGACTACTTCGTGTTCACCGTGCGCTGCCGGCGCCAGCGCCGCGCGCTGCTGCGCTACGCCTGGGAGCACTTCCGGCCCCGCTGCAAGTTCGTCTGGGGGCCCCACGACAAGCTGCGGAGGCTCCGGCTGCAGTCTCCGCCCCGCCCGCCCCTGCCAGCGGGCCCCAAGCTGGCCGAGGGCCAGGACAGCCCTGAGGACCCCCTCGAGGCCGAGGCCGGTGCCCAGGGACGGACCTGCggactggggagggaggggggcggggACACTGTGGCTGAGGGTCCCCAGCCGTCTAGCGCGGAGACCCAGGAGGTGGGAACCCTGGAGAGGGACCCGGGAGAGGTGGCCGCTGGGATCCAGGGGGAGGAGAGCCCAGAGCCTTCCAGTCCCAAGGAGAGCAAGAAGAGGAAGCTGGAGGTGAACCTGCGGGAGCAGGCTCCCGCGGAGCCTGGTCCCCAGAGTCCCTCGGAGGTGGAGAAGATTGCCCTGAACCTGGAGGGCTGTGCTCTCAGTCAGGGGAGCCTCAGTGCGGAGACCCAGGAAATGGGCAGCCAGgaacatggggaaactgaggagtCCTGTCCCCCGGCCCCAGGGGCCAAGGTGGCCAACGACGAGGTGAGGAAGCGAAGGAAGGTGGACCCCTGTTCGGGAGAGGGCGCAGTTGTGGCAGATGGTGGTGGTAACCAGACAGTAGACCCCacctgcccccctgccccctcAGGGTGCTCTGAGGACGGAGCAGGCGAGAATGGGGtcgaggaggaggcaggaggccaaGGGGGGCCGGAGCAGGGGGCCCCCAGGAGTCCAGCCCCTGCTGGACCCGAGGAGAGGGCGGAGTCTGTGGAGGCGGAGCCACCTGCCAGACCCCAAACGCCTTAG